In a genomic window of Candidatus Competibacteraceae bacterium:
- the tssK gene encoding type VI secretion system baseplate subunit TssK, translating to MSWYSKVVWSEGMFLRPQHFQQQDRYLEAFVRQSRGPLRPYDWGLVELALDREALALGKMAVTSAKGLLPDGTPFSIPEHDPPPTPLTIDAGVRDTRVMLALPLRRTGMADVERGDQTDTAARYRAVAREVRDNNIDTANNSAFVEVGEPRLRLLLDTRDWSEHTCIGIARVAERRPDQKVVLDEQYIPPSLDCRGVPSLNGFVAELLGLLHQRGDALAERVVGGGTARAASLDLAQFMRLQTVNRFEPLFAHLAIMQKLHPETFYQIALQLAGEMATFTDKVKRRPPTLPAYDHDDLQRTFEPLMRELRRSLSLEEVDAAIQIPLEERQYGIRVGIITDREKPLLAKANFILAVRADMASDTLRARFPPQLKIGPVEIIAKLINHHLPGIGVNALPVAPREIPYRADFIYFRLDRNSEFWKQLLNSGGFAFFVGGDFPGLDMVFWAIKE from the coding sequence ATGAGTTGGTACAGCAAGGTTGTGTGGTCCGAGGGCATGTTCCTGCGCCCCCAGCATTTCCAGCAGCAGGATCGCTATTTGGAAGCCTTTGTCCGCCAGTCGCGCGGCCCGCTGCGCCCTTACGACTGGGGCCTGGTGGAGCTGGCTCTGGACCGGGAAGCCCTGGCGTTGGGCAAGATGGCCGTCACCTCCGCCAAGGGGCTATTGCCCGACGGCACTCCATTCAGCATTCCCGAACACGATCCGCCGCCCACGCCGCTCACCATCGACGCCGGGGTGCGCGACACTCGGGTCATGTTGGCCCTGCCGCTGCGGCGGACCGGCATGGCCGATGTGGAACGCGGCGATCAGACCGACACCGCCGCCCGCTACCGCGCCGTGGCCCGTGAAGTGCGCGACAACAATATCGACACCGCTAACAACAGCGCTTTCGTCGAGGTCGGCGAACCCCGGCTGCGCTTGCTGCTCGACACCCGAGACTGGAGCGAACACACCTGCATCGGCATCGCCCGCGTGGCGGAGCGACGCCCGGACCAGAAGGTCGTGCTGGACGAACAGTACATCCCGCCGTCCTTGGATTGCCGGGGCGTGCCGTCGCTGAACGGCTTCGTCGCCGAGTTGCTCGGCTTGCTGCACCAGCGCGGCGACGCGCTGGCCGAACGCGTGGTGGGAGGCGGCACGGCGCGCGCCGCCTCGCTGGACTTGGCGCAATTCATGCGCTTGCAAACCGTCAACCGCTTCGAGCCGCTGTTCGCGCATCTGGCCATCATGCAGAAGCTGCACCCGGAAACCTTCTATCAGATCGCCTTGCAACTGGCCGGCGAAATGGCGACCTTCACCGACAAGGTCAAACGCCGTCCGCCGACGCTGCCGGCCTACGATCACGACGACCTGCAAAGAACCTTCGAACCGCTGATGCGTGAGCTGCGCCGCTCGCTCAGCCTGGAAGAAGTGGATGCGGCGATCCAGATTCCCCTTGAAGAACGTCAGTACGGCATCCGGGTCGGCATCATCACCGATCGGGAAAAGCCCTTGCTCGCCAAGGCCAACTTCATTCTGGCGGTGCGGGCCGATATGGCCTCCGACACGCTGCGCGCCCGTTTCCCGCCGCAGCTCAAGATCGGCCCGGTCGAGATTATCGCCAAACTCATCAACCACCACCTGCCCGGCATCGGCGTCAACGCTTTGCCGGTCGCCCCGCGTGAAATCCCCTACCGCGCTGATTTCATTTATTTCCGGCTCGACCGCAACAGTGAATTCTGGAAGCAATTGCTCAATTCGGGAGGTTTCGCGTTTTTTGTCGGCGGCGACTTTCCCGGACTGGACATGGTGTTCTGGGCCATCAAAGAGTAA
- the tagH gene encoding type VI secretion system-associated FHA domain protein TagH, with product MPLKLTITSYQRLSPGQEIAKTLGREPLTIGRAAQNDWVLQDPERILSKHHCTVLYREGAYFLTDFSVNGTFLNDSQQRIARNQTIELNDGDHFVLGEYEISVAFDSGEPDSKALLEGPFTDIVPPFDSDLLGGAPPLAADPLQHGGGDAWLDHLKPPFDDILSGDRGGPDPARHAAPAASDRPATTPSPDLSSPERINFELPSLITGAGLRKSLAPTTEPPSEPLFSATPTLPEPGLAVQPAPASTALPATSSSAPEAAPKTPLEPELQIPEPAPMTPLVPEPKMPTASVESGFDPLIPDDWWMQPAPPSAAAPVAPVAPQPISQVPAKQIPTSPVAPVSQRPSAGPAQPALAAASGADVLLRAFCEGAGLPLLKLADAQTTELMANLGAIFRETVRGLMEVLLARSDVKGEFRLDRTTMGPIENNPLKTSPGQPPLAPEQVMGLLLLGQKDAYMPPVQAVREGFDDIKAHQLAVMAGIQAALNHLLQRFDPGNLEDRLEQNVLDNLWPANRKAKYWDLFIAEYHAIAREAEDDFNKLFGEEFARAYQSRLRDA from the coding sequence ATGCCTCTGAAATTAACCATCACTAGCTATCAGCGGCTCTCGCCCGGCCAAGAAATCGCTAAAACCCTCGGCCGCGAGCCGCTTACCATCGGCCGCGCGGCGCAAAACGACTGGGTGCTGCAAGACCCCGAACGGATTCTGTCCAAGCATCACTGCACCGTCCTTTATCGAGAGGGCGCTTACTTTCTGACCGACTTCAGCGTCAACGGGACCTTTCTCAACGATTCCCAACAGAGAATCGCCCGCAACCAAACCATCGAACTCAATGACGGCGACCATTTCGTACTGGGTGAATACGAAATTTCAGTGGCCTTCGACTCCGGCGAACCCGATTCGAAGGCGCTGTTGGAAGGGCCGTTTACCGATATCGTGCCGCCGTTCGACAGCGATCTGTTGGGCGGCGCGCCGCCGCTCGCCGCCGATCCGCTGCAACACGGCGGCGGCGATGCCTGGCTGGATCACCTCAAACCGCCTTTCGACGATATCCTGTCCGGGGATCGGGGCGGTCCCGATCCGGCGCGACACGCCGCGCCCGCCGCTTCCGATAGGCCCGCCACGACGCCGTCCCCGGATTTATCCTCGCCGGAACGGATCAATTTCGAATTGCCATCGCTGATTACTGGGGCGGGGCTTCGCAAATCGCTCGCACCGACCACGGAACCGCCGTCTGAACCCCTGTTCTCGGCCACGCCAACCTTGCCCGAACCCGGCCTTGCGGTCCAACCCGCGCCGGCGTCCACCGCCTTGCCGGCAACGTCTTCGAGCGCCCCGGAAGCCGCGCCGAAAACGCCGTTGGAACCCGAGTTGCAAATACCGGAACCCGCGCCGATGACGCCCTTGGTCCCCGAGCCGAAAATGCCGACCGCCTCCGTCGAGTCCGGCTTCGACCCGCTCATTCCCGATGACTGGTGGATGCAACCCGCCCCACCCAGCGCCGCCGCGCCGGTCGCGCCGGTCGCGCCGCAACCGATCTCTCAGGTTCCCGCCAAGCAAATCCCGACCTCACCGGTCGCGCCGGTATCGCAACGCCCCTCGGCCGGCCCCGCGCAGCCCGCGCTCGCGGCGGCCTCCGGCGCGGACGTGCTGCTGCGCGCCTTTTGCGAGGGGGCCGGACTGCCGCTCCTGAAACTAGCCGATGCGCAAACGACTGAATTGATGGCCAATCTGGGGGCCATCTTCCGCGAAACCGTGCGGGGGCTGATGGAAGTCTTGCTGGCCCGCAGCGATGTGAAAGGCGAGTTCCGGCTGGATCGCACCACCATGGGCCCGATCGAAAACAACCCGCTCAAGACCTCGCCCGGGCAGCCGCCGCTAGCTCCAGAACAGGTCATGGGCTTGCTGCTGCTCGGACAGAAGGACGCCTACATGCCGCCGGTCCAGGCGGTGCGCGAAGGCTTCGACGACATCAAGGCGCACCAGTTGGCCGTGATGGCGGGCATTCAAGCGGCTTTGAACCATCTGCTGCAACGCTTCGATCCGGGCAATCTGGAAGACCGGCTGGAACAGAATGTGCTTGATAATCTCTGGCCGGCCAACCGCAAGGCCAAATATTGGGATCTGTTCATCGCCGAATATCACGCCATCGCTCGGGAGGCCGAGGACGATTTCAACAAACTGTTCGGCGAAGAATTCGCCCGTGCTTACCAAAGCCGGCTGCGCGACGCTTGA
- the tssA gene encoding type VI secretion system protein TssA: MSVIEIETLLDEIEATAPCGEDLEYDPELAELEAAAQETPERQYGDTIIPAQPPDWRAVKTTALSLFGRTRDLRIAVALARALLHVDGLPGFAAGLSVVEGLLERYWDSVYPLLDPEDDNDPTLRVNVLVALCDQEATLRGVREMPLVNSRALGRFSLRDVQIASGLLAPLASDEPAELPTQTKIDGAFLDADLDELQATAAAVAEAIERAKRIEVVLTELIGVARAPDMSALAGVLKEIHHVLAQQLQKRGVGLIAEATADEMADGESLAGAAAGQRWVVGEIGSRDDAMRMLDKICDYFERYEPSSPVPFLLKRAKKLVTKDFMAILNDLAPGGAEQATLIFGLQGEESGE, from the coding sequence ATGAGCGTGATCGAGATCGAGACACTGTTGGACGAGATCGAGGCGACCGCGCCATGCGGTGAGGATCTCGAATACGACCCGGAATTGGCCGAGCTGGAAGCGGCGGCGCAGGAGACGCCAGAACGCCAGTACGGCGACACCATCATTCCCGCCCAGCCGCCCGACTGGCGCGCGGTAAAAACAACGGCCTTGAGCTTGTTCGGGCGGACTAGGGACTTGCGGATCGCGGTTGCGCTGGCCAGAGCTTTACTGCATGTCGATGGCTTGCCGGGCTTCGCCGCCGGCCTGAGCGTGGTGGAAGGCTTGCTCGAACGTTATTGGGACAGCGTTTACCCGCTGCTCGATCCTGAGGACGACAACGACCCCACGTTGCGGGTCAACGTTCTGGTGGCGCTGTGCGATCAAGAAGCCACGCTGCGCGGCGTGCGGGAAATGCCGCTGGTCAACTCGCGCGCCCTGGGGCGCTTCAGCTTGCGGGATGTCCAGATCGCCAGCGGCCTGCTGGCGCCCCTCGCGAGCGACGAACCGGCGGAGTTGCCCACCCAGACCAAGATCGACGGGGCGTTCCTCGATGCCGATCTGGACGAATTGCAAGCCACCGCCGCGGCCGTCGCCGAAGCCATCGAGCGGGCCAAACGGATCGAGGTGGTGTTGACCGAACTGATCGGCGTCGCCCGCGCGCCGGACATGAGCGCGCTGGCGGGCGTATTGAAAGAAATACACCATGTGTTGGCCCAGCAATTGCAAAAACGTGGGGTCGGCCTCATTGCTGAGGCGACGGCGGATGAAATGGCCGACGGAGAGTCGCTCGCGGGGGCCGCCGCCGGCCAGCGGTGGGTGGTCGGTGAAATCGGCAGCCGTGATGATGCCATGCGGATGCTGGATAAGATTTGCGACTACTTCGAACGCTACGAACCGTCCAGCCCGGTGCCGTTTTTGTTGAAACGCGCCAAGAAGCTAGTGACCAAGGATTTCATGGCGATTCTGAACGATCTTGCCCCTGGCGGAGCCGAGCAAGCCACGCTGATTTTCGGCTTGCAGGGCGAGGAGTCCGGCGAATGA
- the tssB gene encoding type VI secretion system contractile sheath small subunit — translation MAMSSQKFIARNRAPRVQIEYDVEVYGSQKKVQIPFVMGVMADLSGKPVDPLAPVAERKFMEIDVDNFDSRMKAMKPRAAFRVPNTLTGEGELSLDITFESMDDFSPAAVARKVDALNKLLQARQQLTNLMTYMDGKTGAEELIAKVLNDPSLLQSLAAAPKPQDSEKPATEE, via the coding sequence ATGGCGATGAGCAGTCAGAAATTTATCGCGCGCAACCGAGCGCCGCGCGTGCAGATCGAGTACGACGTCGAGGTGTACGGCTCGCAGAAGAAAGTGCAGATCCCCTTTGTGATGGGGGTGATGGCCGATCTGTCCGGCAAGCCGGTCGATCCCCTGGCGCCGGTGGCGGAGCGCAAATTCATGGAAATCGACGTGGATAACTTCGATAGCCGCATGAAGGCGATGAAACCGCGCGCGGCGTTTCGGGTGCCCAACACCCTGACGGGCGAAGGTGAGCTGAGCCTGGATATCACCTTCGAAAGCATGGACGATTTTTCACCGGCGGCGGTGGCGCGTAAGGTGGACGCCCTGAACAAGCTGCTACAAGCCCGCCAGCAACTGACCAATCTGATGACTTACATGGACGGCAAGACCGGCGCGGAGGAGTTGATCGCCAAGGTGCTGAACGATCCGAGTTTGCTGCAATCCCTGGCGGCCGCCCCCAAGCCCCAGGACAGCGAAAAACCCGCCACCGAGGAGTGA
- the tssC gene encoding type VI secretion system contractile sheath large subunit, translating into MAETDPTVAAPAGAAAEVLETNEFSSLLQREFKPKSDQAKEAVEHAVKTLAEQALQHTTLISKDVLKSIESMVAEIDRKLSEQINLIMHHPEFQQLEGAWRGLHYLVFNTETDEMLKIRVMNITKNELSRTLKKFKGVVWDQSPLFKKVYEEEYGQFGGEPFGCLVGDYHFDHSPPDVELLRSMAQISAAAHTPFIAGASPTVMQMESWQELSNPRDLTKIFQTPEYGGWRGLRDSEDSRYIGLAMPRFLARTPYGAKTDPVEEFDFEEDIEGGDHSKYCWANSAYAMAKNITMAYKLYGWCTKIRGIESGGAVEGLPTHIFPTDDGGVDAKCPTEIAISDRREAELAKNGFMPLVHKKNTDFAAFIGAQSLQKPAEYDDPDATANANLSARLPYLFAVCRFAHYLKCMVRDKIGSFKEREALERWLQEWIYNYVDGNPAISSDETKAMKPLAAAEVVVEEVEGNPGYYTSKFFLRPHYQLEGLTVSLRLVSKLPSIKG; encoded by the coding sequence ATGGCCGAAACCGATCCGACTGTCGCGGCCCCGGCGGGCGCCGCCGCCGAAGTTCTGGAAACCAACGAGTTTTCCTCCTTGTTGCAACGGGAGTTCAAACCTAAATCCGACCAAGCCAAGGAAGCGGTCGAGCACGCGGTCAAGACGCTGGCCGAGCAGGCCCTGCAACATACCACGCTGATCTCCAAGGACGTGCTCAAGTCGATCGAGTCGATGGTCGCCGAAATCGACCGGAAGCTGAGCGAGCAGATCAATCTGATCATGCACCATCCCGAATTCCAACAGCTGGAAGGCGCTTGGCGCGGTCTGCACTATCTGGTTTTCAACACTGAAACCGACGAGATGCTCAAGATTCGGGTGATGAACATCACCAAAAACGAATTGAGCAGAACCTTGAAGAAATTCAAGGGTGTGGTCTGGGATCAGAGCCCACTGTTCAAGAAAGTCTACGAGGAAGAGTACGGTCAGTTCGGCGGTGAACCGTTCGGCTGTCTGGTCGGAGACTACCATTTCGACCACAGCCCGCCCGATGTGGAGCTGCTGCGCAGCATGGCTCAAATCTCCGCCGCCGCCCACACGCCGTTCATCGCCGGCGCGTCGCCCACCGTGATGCAAATGGAGTCCTGGCAGGAACTCAGCAACCCGCGTGACCTGACCAAGATTTTCCAAACGCCGGAATACGGCGGCTGGCGCGGCTTGCGCGATTCCGAGGATTCGCGCTACATCGGTCTGGCGATGCCGCGGTTTCTGGCGCGGACGCCCTATGGCGCGAAAACCGATCCGGTCGAGGAGTTCGATTTCGAGGAAGATATCGAGGGTGGCGACCACAGTAAATATTGCTGGGCCAATTCGGCTTACGCCATGGCCAAGAACATCACCATGGCCTACAAGCTATACGGCTGGTGCACCAAGATCCGGGGCATCGAATCCGGCGGCGCGGTGGAAGGCTTGCCGACCCATATCTTCCCGACCGACGACGGCGGGGTGGACGCGAAGTGCCCGACCGAAATCGCGATCAGCGACCGACGCGAAGCGGAACTGGCCAAGAACGGCTTCATGCCGCTGGTCCACAAGAAAAACACCGACTTCGCCGCCTTCATCGGCGCTCAGTCGCTGCAAAAGCCGGCCGAATACGACGACCCGGACGCCACCGCCAACGCCAACTTGTCGGCCCGGCTGCCCTATCTGTTCGCGGTCTGTCGCTTCGCCCATTACCTCAAGTGCATGGTGCGGGACAAGATCGGCTCGTTCAAGGAGCGGGAAGCCCTCGAACGCTGGTTGCAGGAATGGATTTACAACTATGTGGACGGCAATCCGGCCATTTCCAGCGATGAGACCAAGGCCATGAAACCGCTGGCGGCGGCCGAGGTGGTGGTCGAGGAAGTGGAAGGCAATCCGGGTTACTACACCTCGAAGTTCTTCTTGCGCCCGCATTATCAGTTGGAAGGGCTGACGGTATCGCTGCGCTTGGTATCCAAGCTGCCGTCGATCAAGGGGTAG
- a CDS encoding type VI secretion system tube protein Hcp — translation MADAFLKIGDVKGECSDHEFKEWIEVLSWSWGAHQLGTAGHGAGLGASKVSMNDFSFTMHFCAASPELLLSCCSGHHYPEAKLVMRKPTGKDGGQQKFLEFTFKDVIVSSYQTGGAGEDLPVESLSLNFTSMQQEYFTQDAKGATKSAGKSGWDVKTNKKL, via the coding sequence ATGGCTGATGCATTTTTGAAAATTGGCGACGTGAAGGGCGAGTGTTCGGATCATGAATTCAAGGAATGGATCGAGGTGCTGAGCTGGTCCTGGGGCGCGCACCAACTGGGTACCGCCGGACACGGCGCCGGTCTGGGCGCCAGCAAGGTGAGCATGAACGATTTCAGCTTCACCATGCACTTCTGCGCGGCGTCGCCCGAACTGTTGCTGTCCTGCTGCTCGGGCCATCACTACCCGGAAGCCAAGCTGGTGATGCGCAAGCCGACCGGCAAGGACGGCGGCCAGCAGAAATTCCTGGAGTTCACCTTCAAGGACGTGATCGTCAGCAGCTACCAGACCGGCGGCGCCGGCGAGGATCTGCCGGTCGAGAGCCTGTCCTTGAACTTCACCTCGATGCAGCAGGAATACTTCACTCAGGATGCGAAGGGCGCGACCAAATCCGCCGGCAAGTCGGGTTGGGACGTCAAGACCAACAAGAAGCTGTAA
- a CDS encoding virulence protein SciE type gives MQAEQSLREGRLQDALTELQAQVRKEPANPRYRIFLFQLLAVRGQWERALNQLNVVGEMDATSLPMVQTYREAIRCELLRAEVFAGRRSPLVFGDPEPWVALLLDALRLTATAQYARARATREQAFEAAAAVAGTLDEQPFEWLADADPRLGPMLEAVLNGRYYWIPWQRIRAIQLEQPADLRDFVWAPAQFTWANGGETVGLIPARYPGSQDAPDPLVQLGRKTDWRDCGEETWLGLGQRMLATEQGEHPLLDVRRIALDVGDIPTPEAPAEARAGDG, from the coding sequence ATGCAAGCCGAGCAAAGTCTACGCGAGGGGCGGTTGCAAGACGCCCTGACCGAGTTGCAGGCGCAAGTGCGCAAGGAGCCCGCCAATCCCCGCTACCGCATTTTCCTGTTTCAGTTGCTGGCGGTGCGGGGTCAGTGGGAACGGGCCCTGAATCAGTTGAACGTGGTGGGCGAAATGGATGCCACCAGCCTGCCGATGGTGCAAACCTACCGCGAGGCGATCCGCTGCGAGCTGTTGCGCGCCGAAGTGTTCGCCGGGCGGCGCTCGCCGCTGGTGTTCGGCGACCCGGAGCCTTGGGTGGCCTTGTTGCTGGACGCCTTGCGGCTGACCGCGACCGCGCAATACGCCCGCGCCCGCGCCACCCGTGAGCAGGCTTTCGAAGCGGCGGCGGCGGTCGCCGGAACGCTGGACGAGCAGCCTTTCGAGTGGCTCGCCGACGCCGACCCGCGATTGGGTCCGATGCTGGAGGCGGTGCTCAACGGGCGTTACTACTGGATTCCCTGGCAGCGGATTCGCGCGATCCAACTCGAACAACCCGCCGATTTGCGGGATTTCGTTTGGGCTCCGGCCCAGTTTACCTGGGCCAACGGCGGCGAAACCGTGGGCCTGATTCCCGCGCGCTATCCCGGCTCTCAGGACGCTCCCGATCCGCTGGTCCAACTGGGGCGCAAGACCGACTGGCGCGACTGCGGGGAGGAAACCTGGTTGGGGCTGGGACAACGGATGCTGGCGACCGAGCAAGGCGAGCATCCCTTGCTGGACGTGCGCCGGATCGCGCTGGATGTCGGGGACATTCCCACGCCCGAAGCTCCTGCGGAGGCCAGGGCCGGCGATGGCTGA
- the tssE gene encoding type VI secretion system baseplate subunit TssE, translating into MAELTPKERLQPSLLDRLTDEEPDRQQESRDKRVLSMGRLRECVLRDLAWLLNSTRLTGAELDARYPFAARSVLNYGLPALAGATARNLEISDLEQSLRQAIIDFEPRILRHTLRVHAELTEERMSHNALTFEVEGDLWAQPVPLQLYLKTEIDLESGQVKIEESNRPRGR; encoded by the coding sequence ATGGCTGAACTCACCCCCAAGGAGCGGCTGCAACCCTCATTGTTGGATCGCTTGACCGACGAGGAACCGGACCGCCAGCAGGAATCGCGGGACAAACGGGTGCTGTCGATGGGCCGCTTGCGCGAGTGCGTGCTGCGGGATTTGGCCTGGCTGCTCAATTCCACGCGCCTGACCGGCGCCGAACTGGACGCGCGCTATCCGTTCGCGGCGCGTTCGGTGCTCAACTACGGGCTGCCGGCCCTGGCGGGAGCGACCGCGCGCAATCTGGAAATCAGCGATCTGGAGCAGAGCCTGCGTCAAGCCATCATCGATTTTGAGCCGCGTATCCTGCGCCATACGCTGCGGGTTCATGCCGAGCTCACCGAAGAACGGATGAGTCACAACGCCCTGACCTTTGAAGTCGAAGGCGATTTGTGGGCGCAGCCGGTGCCGCTGCAACTGTACTTGAAGACCGAAATCGATCTGGAAAGCGGTCAGGTCAAGATCGAAGAATCCAACCGACCGAGGGGGCGCTGA
- the tssF gene encoding type VI secretion system baseplate subunit TssF: MDPRLLEYYNRELQHLREVGGEFAKEFPKIAGRLGLEGFECADPYVERLLEGFGFLAARVQLKLDAEFPRFTQHLLEIIYPHYLAPTPSMLVAQFQPDPTEGALDQGFVIPRGSELRSLLGKGDQTPCEYRTAHEVTLWPVELTEVQYFAGKEPVALLDLPDLNKVRAGVRLRLRTTLPGLTFDKLALERLTLFLHGGDELPMRVYEQLLSNTVLMVVRPGQRPAPWHEVVPGERIRRLGFADEQALLPYAPPSFRGYRLLHEYFVFPQRYLFVELVGLGPAVRRCADSELEILILLNRANAVLENSLETEHFALFCAPAINLFPKRADRIHLSEQVAEHHVVPDRTRPMDFEVYQVNGVTGIGAEGEEQEFLPFYAAYDRLDQHEQRAFYTMRRLPRQLSSQQRRSGPRSSYIGSEAFLSLVDAGEAPYRSNLKQLAVTALCTNRDLPLHMPIGLGETDFSMTSGAPVGSVRCLAGPTKPRPSHAHGDTAWRLISHLSLNYLSLADTDRRQGAVALRELLALYGDLAEAATRKQIDGVRSVRAAPITRRAPIAGPIAFARGLEVNVTLDEGAFEGAGIFLLGAVLEQFFAKYASINSFTETVVHSSERGEIMRWPARIGKRHTF, translated from the coding sequence ATGGACCCGCGCCTGCTGGAGTATTACAACCGGGAACTGCAACACCTGCGCGAAGTGGGCGGTGAATTCGCCAAGGAATTTCCCAAGATCGCCGGCCGGTTGGGATTGGAAGGCTTCGAATGCGCCGATCCTTACGTGGAGCGGTTGCTGGAAGGCTTCGGCTTTCTGGCGGCGCGGGTCCAGCTCAAGCTAGACGCCGAGTTCCCGCGCTTCACCCAGCATCTGCTGGAAATCATTTACCCGCATTATTTGGCCCCGACCCCCTCGATGCTGGTCGCTCAATTTCAGCCCGATCCCACCGAAGGCGCGCTCGATCAGGGCTTCGTCATCCCGCGCGGCAGCGAATTGCGCAGCCTGTTGGGCAAGGGCGACCAGACCCCCTGCGAGTACCGCACCGCGCACGAGGTGACGCTGTGGCCGGTGGAATTGACCGAGGTTCAGTATTTCGCCGGCAAGGAGCCGGTGGCGCTGCTCGATCTGCCGGATCTGAACAAAGTGCGAGCGGGCGTCCGGCTGCGGCTGCGGACCACCCTGCCGGGGCTGACCTTCGACAAGTTGGCTCTGGAGCGACTGACCCTGTTCCTGCACGGCGGCGACGAACTGCCCATGCGGGTTTACGAACAGTTGTTAAGCAATACCGTGCTGATGGTGGTCCGGCCGGGCCAGCGTCCGGCGCCCTGGCACGAAGTGGTGCCCGGCGAGCGCATCCGGCGCTTGGGTTTTGCCGACGAGCAGGCGCTGCTGCCGTATGCGCCGCCCTCCTTTCGAGGCTACCGGTTGTTGCACGAATATTTCGTGTTTCCGCAGCGTTACCTGTTCGTGGAATTGGTGGGTTTGGGGCCGGCGGTGCGCCGTTGCGCGGATTCGGAGCTGGAAATCTTGATCCTGCTCAACCGAGCCAACGCGGTGCTGGAAAACAGTCTGGAAACCGAGCATTTCGCGCTGTTTTGCGCGCCGGCCATCAATCTGTTTCCCAAGCGCGCCGACCGCATTCATCTGAGCGAGCAGGTGGCCGAACATCATGTGGTGCCGGACCGAACCCGGCCGATGGATTTCGAGGTCTATCAGGTCAACGGGGTGACGGGAATCGGGGCGGAAGGCGAGGAACAGGAATTCCTGCCGTTTTATGCCGCCTACGACCGGTTGGACCAGCACGAGCAGCGCGCGTTTTACACGATGCGTCGGTTACCCCGGCAGCTATCCAGCCAGCAGCGCCGCAGCGGACCCCGTTCCAGCTATATCGGCAGCGAGGCTTTTCTATCCTTGGTGGACGCCGGGGAAGCACCCTATCGGTCTAATCTGAAACAGTTGGCGGTGACCGCGCTGTGCACCAATCGCGATCTGCCGCTGCACATGCCGATCGGGCTGGGCGAGACCGACTTTAGCATGACCTCCGGCGCGCCGGTCGGCTCGGTGCGCTGTCTGGCCGGGCCGACCAAGCCGCGCCCTTCCCACGCCCACGGCGATACCGCCTGGCGCTTGATCAGCCATTTGTCGCTGAATTATCTGTCGCTGGCCGATACCGATCGCCGTCAGGGCGCGGTGGCGTTGCGGGAATTGTTGGCCTTGTACGGCGATCTGGCCGAGGCCGCCACCCGCAAGCAAATCGACGGGGTTCGTTCGGTCCGGGCGGCTCCCATCACCCGCCGCGCGCCCATTGCGGGGCCTATCGCCTTCGCGCGGGGCCTGGAGGTGAACGTCACGCTGGACGAAGGCGCTTTCGAAGGCGCGGGCATTTTTCTGCTGGGGGCGGTGCTGGAGCAGTTTTTCGCGAAATACGCCTCCATCAATTCGTTTACTGAAACGGTGGTGCATTCCTCCGAACGTGGCGAGATCATGCGATGGCCGGCGAGAATCGGGAAGCGGCACACGTTCTAG